The Spirosoma oryzicola region CCCGAATCTACGTTCGTAAGGATCGTGTCAATGGCTTATCGCTGGTGGATCAATCCGTAAAGTAGACAAGTAAAAAAAATAATTCACATTTAGCAGCCAGCACTTATTAATCAAAAAAAGGCTAAGCTGACTCGTAACAAGCTTTTTTCATGTGGACAAAAAAAGGACTCATTTATAAACCAGACGGTACCCAACCGTTTAGCCGTACGCACGCTCAAGTACCATTTGGCTATCCAATGGGCGATAAGTTACGCGTGTATTTTTCGACGCGTGATGAGAACAGTTCGTCGGCGGTTTCCTTTGTCGAACTGAATCCGAACAATTTATCCGAAATAACGTATATTCATGACCAACCCTGCCTGAGCAAAGGTGCTGTTGGTATGTTTGATGAAACCGGAACCATGCCTTCGTGGTTTTTGCCCGTTGGCGACGAAATCTGGCTCTACTATACCGGTTGGAACAAAAGCGAAACAGCGAGTTATCGACTGGGTATCGGTTTGGCTATTAGCACGGATGGAGGGCTGACGTTTCAGCGAAAGTACGACGGACCCCTACTGGATCGCTCTATTTATGATCAAGTGTGGGCGGCCCAGCCTTGTGTGATTCGGGAGGGTGAAACCTGGCGGATGTGGTATTTGTCCTGTACAAAAATTGAAGTCATTAACGGGCATCCTGAACCGTTTTACGACGTTAAGTACGCCGAATCGAAGGACGGTATCAACTGGGAACGTACGGGGCAGGTATGCGTTGGTTACGACGAATTTACCGACGCAATAGGGCGCCCAACGGTTTACAAAGACGGTGATTTGTACAAGATGTATTTTTCGTACCGCAACGCGACGAACTATCGTACCGACGTACAGCGCAGCTATCGAATTGGCTATGCCGAGTCGAAAGACGGAATTACGTGGAGCCGCAAAGATGAGCTGGCCGGTATTGAACGTTCTGCCGACGGTTGGGATTCATTGATGATGGATTATTGCCATATATTCCCGCATCAAAATGAATGGATTATGCTTTATAATGGTAATGGCTTCGGTGCATCAGGATTTGGGTACGCTACCCAGTCGGCCACTTACTAAATTATGAACAAATGTCTTTGTTTATTAGATAGATAGCAACCTAATTTGTGTACAATCCACAAGTGAGCACCCATGAAAGAAGTAGCGAAATATCTGATTAAAATAGACGCCGAATTTGTTGATGGTAAGATAGTAACCGAGATTCCTTACGAGGAGGTAATGCGGCTGGTTAACGAACCGAATATTGTCATTATAAAGACCGGCATTCCACAGGAAACCCTGGCGAAAGTTATCAAAGGCACACGCCAGTGGGCTAGCAAAACTCCTTTGACTGAGGCACCGGATACGTTTGACAATAACCAGCACAAACATCGGTTACATATTGCCAAAATTCAGCAGGCTCCGCAGTTGTTCCACGATCATACATTCGATGCTTTGCTCGACCTGGAGCCAGCATTTCAGCAGACACTGCTGAGCATTTTTGATCCGATGCGTAATCTTTGGAACAGTCTGACTGGAAACGATGAGGCATTTGGAATTCGCAAAGGGGAGGCTTATTTCCACCCGCAGGTAACGCACTACCCGCTGGGAGGAAGTTTCTTTGGCCGGCACTGGCATCCGCTCAATCCACAAAAAGTAGGGTTGATTCTAGCGTTGAACCAGTACGGAAAAGACTACACGTCAGGTGGCACAGGCTATGTAATAAACGATCACATTATTGAAACAGAAGGTTTCCAGGATTCGGGTGATCTGCTTTTGTTTCGCTACGACCTCCCTCATTGGGTGAGTCCTTCCAGCTTTGCTGACCGCTTCAGTTGGGAAGATCCCGCCGGACGTTGGGTGTCGATTCTACCGTTTTATAACCCGTGGGGTACACCCGCTGACAAAGATGAGCCGCAGGGCTGGAAAACCCAGATCCAGCAGGCAAAACATGCCCCATCGGTGGCAGTTGCTTAAGTTAGTCATTAAGTACTACAAGTGAACCCTATACGTGACATTCGGGTTTCAACTGAAGTACTTAACGACTAGCTGTAAATTTCCAGTATATGGTTAAAGTTAGCGTGCTGATTATTACTTACAATCAGCATAAATTCATTCGCGCTGCCATCGAGAGCGCTCTTGCTCAGCAGACAACGTTTCCAATTGAAATTCTGGTGGGCGATGATTTTTCAAAAGATGGTACGCGTGAGATTATTCAAGAGTATGAGCAAAAATATCCTGGCTTAGTTATTGGTGTACTACATCCTCACAACATGGGGAAAAATGGGGGGATCAACTGCCTTGAGACCCTAAAGCTAGCCAAAGGTGAATATTGGGCCTTGATGGATGGCGATGATTACTGGATAGATCCGCTGAAACTGCAAAAACAGGCCGATCTATTAGACGCTCATTCTGACTATTCCACTGTTTTTAGCAACACGCGGGTCATTTTCGAAGATGGGTCGCCGTCGTACCTACTCAACGGCCCCGACATGAAGCCCTATTATACGCTGGATGATTTGATCGGCGAGGATGAGATCTGGTTTATGGCTACGTCAAGTTGCATGTACCGGAACAACATCAAGGAGTACCCGGCCTGGTTTCGGGAATCATCGAGCGGTGATATTCCCCGCTTGATCCTGAAGGCAAAACTGGGTAAGATTGGATATATCCCGGATGTGATGTCGGTTTATCGTAAAAACCGGGGTGGAGCTAGTTACGCAGATAACTACTACGACGAATCATTTCTGCGCAATCGAATTCAAATGTATAGCGACATCAACCGGGAGCTTGATTACCGCTACGATCACCTTTTGCGCCGGAATATTGCTCGCTATTACCGGATGATGCTCGATTCGAAACAATACAAAGACACTTATTTCCGTCGCGCCAAAGTGGCCATTCAGTACCTTTATCTGGGAAAACCAGAGTGGGATAAGGCGAAAAAAGTAATTCGTGATTATATTGTTCCTCAGCCGTTAGCGAAATTGTACAGTACAATTCGTTTGTTGCCTTACCGATAATTCGTGACGGCAGCCAGTACGGAGACGGAAGCTACAAACCTATTTAGAGAATCACGGGCCAGAATCCGTGCTATAGCTATGAAATTAAGCGTTGTTATACCGGCTTATAACGAAGAAGAATCGTTGCCGCCCACCTTACGGGCCTTGTACCAGACCTTGGCTAAACACGGTATTCCGCACGAGATCTGCGTGACCAACGACAACTCGAAAGACGGAACGTTACGGGTACTTAATGAAATGGCGGCTAATGAAATTCCAACGTTGGTTCCATTCACAAACCTTGGTCCTAACGGATTTGGCTACGCGGTTCGTTACGGACTGGAACGTTTTTCGGGCGACTGTGTGGCTGTATTTATGGCCGACATGTCTGATGATCCAGAAGATCTGGTTAAGTTTTATAATAAAATGCTTGAAACCGATGTCGACGCCGTATTTGGGTCGCGTTGGGGAAAGGGTGGAAAAGTAATTGACTACCCACCGCTTAAAATGTACATCAACCGCGTAGCCAACTTCATCGTTAAGCTGTTGATGGGGATTAAGTACAACGACACGACCAATGCGTTTAAGTTGTACAAGCGCGAGACCATTGAAGGCATTAAGCCCTTTTTAGCCCCTCACTTTAATCTGACGGTGGAGCTCCCACTGAAAACGATTGTGCGTGGTTACAGCTTCGCCGTTGTACCCAATAGCTGGACAAACCGGAAATACGGCGAGTCTAAACTAAAGATTAAAGAGATGGGCAGCCGCTACTTCTTTATCTTGATGTACTGCCTGATCGAAAAATATTTTTCGCGTGGTGATTTCCACAAAAAACCGGTGACGCCTGTAGCGCAAACAGTTAGCCGGTAGAAAATAGTCTATTAGCGTTAGTTGATGAGCCAGCCCGCAGACGGTTGGCTCATCGTGCTATCAGGCCCTTTAAGCCGGGAATCTGGTAAATAGCGAGGGTTTGTACGACCGCCCACAGAAACCCGCTGATCAGCATATAAAGCAGGAGCTGACCACGACTCACGCGGAACGAAACCGCGAGAGCGGTGCCCCCAATAGGCGTGAGAATCAAAGGCGTCAGAAAAGCGATTCCCATCAGGCCAAACCGCTTCCACACTCTGATTGCCATCCGCGTTCGGCGTGTAAACCGCTTTGGGCGCTGCTTTCGGTAACGATCGACTAAGGCTTGTATGGCTGATCCGGCGTAAGTAATTGCTGCCACACTAAGCATCATGCCCGCCACTGTACAAAGGGATGTTTCTATCCAGGATAAGCCCAGTGTTGCCCCTGTCAATGGCCCGCCAATGAATTTAATCGTGCTGGCAATGATTACCGAAACATATTTGGCAAGGTTCATAGAAAGAATTTAGTCTTGAAACAACGCCATAAACGTAGCTGTTGTTTACGATATATGCCACTGCTTAAATCTGTTTATTCTGGTTCGCCTGCCTACCTTTACAATGGTCATTTACAAACCATTATTCCAAGTCTTACCCGCAATGTCACTGGCGTTACTTACGAACGTGAACGGCTAACGCTCGCCGACGACGATTTTATCGACCTTGACTGGATCGATGCAGGAAAGAAACGACTGGTTATTCTGACGCATGGACTAGAGGGCGATAGCCGACGCCAATACATGCTTGGAACGTCCCGGCTGTTTTCTCGGCATGGCTTTGATGTGCTCGCCTGGAACTGTCGTTCGTGCAGTGGAGAGATGAACCGGGCTTTTCGGCTCTATAATCATGGTGAGATTGGTGATATTGGTGAGGTGATAAACCACGCATTACGCACCAAATCATACGAGGAAATCGTCTTGGTAGGCTACAGCATGGGAGGAAATATTATCCTGAAATACCTGGGTGTCCATGCAAAACACGCCCCCGATGTTATCAAGCGAGGAGTTGCCATTTCGGCCCCAACTGATTTGGGAGCTAGTGCTGCGCTGCTCGACCGGACTTCGAATCGTTTCTACCGGAATCGATTCATGAAAAAACTGATTGCGAAACTAAATCAGAAAGCCGACCTGTTTCCGGGCCGGCTGGATATGACAAAATTGAAGCAGGTAAAGCAATGGCGTGATTTCGACGATTTTTTCTCGGCTCCGGTAAACGGATACCACGATGCCAACGACTTTTACAATCAGGCTTCCGCCGTTAATTACATGGCTGACATTGCAGTACCCGCACTATTATTAAACGCAAAAAACGATCCGTTACTATCCGCCGAATGTTCACCCGGTTGGCTTGCTGAAAACCATCCGTCTATATTTTTAGAAACGCCCGCTACGGGTGGTCACGTTGGCTTTATGGTCGCGAATG contains the following coding sequences:
- a CDS encoding glycosyltransferase family 2 protein, which produces MKLSVVIPAYNEEESLPPTLRALYQTLAKHGIPHEICVTNDNSKDGTLRVLNEMAANEIPTLVPFTNLGPNGFGYAVRYGLERFSGDCVAVFMADMSDDPEDLVKFYNKMLETDVDAVFGSRWGKGGKVIDYPPLKMYINRVANFIVKLLMGIKYNDTTNAFKLYKRETIEGIKPFLAPHFNLTVELPLKTIVRGYSFAVVPNSWTNRKYGESKLKIKEMGSRYFFILMYCLIEKYFSRGDFHKKPVTPVAQTVSR
- a CDS encoding YheT family hydrolase encodes the protein MPLLKSVYSGSPAYLYNGHLQTIIPSLTRNVTGVTYERERLTLADDDFIDLDWIDAGKKRLVILTHGLEGDSRRQYMLGTSRLFSRHGFDVLAWNCRSCSGEMNRAFRLYNHGEIGDIGEVINHALRTKSYEEIVLVGYSMGGNIILKYLGVHAKHAPDVIKRGVAISAPTDLGASAALLDRTSNRFYRNRFMKKLIAKLNQKADLFPGRLDMTKLKQVKQWRDFDDFFSAPVNGYHDANDFYNQASAVNYMADIAVPALLLNAKNDPLLSAECSPGWLAENHPSIFLETPATGGHVGFMVANDIYTYAERRALAFAEGTIDG
- a CDS encoding glycosyltransferase family 2 protein, producing the protein MVKVSVLIITYNQHKFIRAAIESALAQQTTFPIEILVGDDFSKDGTREIIQEYEQKYPGLVIGVLHPHNMGKNGGINCLETLKLAKGEYWALMDGDDYWIDPLKLQKQADLLDAHSDYSTVFSNTRVIFEDGSPSYLLNGPDMKPYYTLDDLIGEDEIWFMATSSCMYRNNIKEYPAWFRESSSGDIPRLILKAKLGKIGYIPDVMSVYRKNRGGASYADNYYDESFLRNRIQMYSDINRELDYRYDHLLRRNIARYYRMMLDSKQYKDTYFRRAKVAIQYLYLGKPEWDKAKKVIRDYIVPQPLAKLYSTIRLLPYR